Proteins encoded in a region of the Marinococcus sp. PL1-022 genome:
- a CDS encoding ATP-dependent helicase, translating to MTERERIYHDSQNIVVSAGAGSGKTTLLINKLKAEVKNDRSHYKIAAITFTNKAANELKERAGKAGKGNFFGTNDGFIEKEIIRPFIKDAFGQSFSQEFETEYFKTKFSTFYDGLEILERESILGTYYNKKRNFKFHLAKKILDESKACRQYLQAKYSRIFIDEYQDSDIDMHNFFMFIKDDLNIKLFIVGDPKQSIYIWRGAEPQNFKGLLQTESGFNIYELTENFRCCFDIQNYSNSFFLDTQDHFNMEGGEVEDVIGVRNEYSLEELYKDNIINPEKELVILTWKRDFAEQIANSLNEEGHNFTYIPRTPLDNNTKNSSILIELAKYVKNKRYSVYHLVNSLGLDLSSSEISELDNTIKVLKNTDMDKEQIIVVLEKLSELLQLSFGEEELGPIASVILTDEYDIAYNGQKNMNKVMTLHSSKGLEFQQVFIFAVDFKLNQGKDFNEHYVATTRGKDKLVVLLNDNYISYLKEIQKELQLESLNKLIRII from the coding sequence ATGACTGAAAGAGAAAGAATTTATCACGATTCACAAAATATCGTGGTAAGTGCTGGAGCAGGTTCAGGAAAAACAACTCTATTAATTAATAAACTTAAAGCAGAAGTTAAGAATGATAGAAGTCATTATAAAATTGCCGCAATAACATTTACTAATAAAGCAGCAAATGAATTAAAAGAACGTGCTGGTAAGGCTGGAAAAGGAAATTTTTTCGGTACTAACGATGGTTTTATTGAAAAAGAAATTATTAGACCTTTTATAAAGGATGCTTTTGGACAAAGCTTTTCTCAGGAGTTTGAAACCGAATATTTTAAGACGAAGTTTAGCACATTTTATGATGGACTTGAAATCTTAGAAAGAGAAAGTATACTAGGTACCTATTACAATAAAAAAAGAAATTTCAAGTTCCATTTAGCAAAGAAAATTCTAGATGAATCAAAAGCCTGTAGGCAATATTTACAGGCCAAGTACAGTAGGATATTTATTGATGAATATCAGGATAGTGATATTGATATGCACAATTTTTTTATGTTCATTAAGGATGATTTAAACATAAAACTTTTTATCGTTGGAGATCCTAAGCAGTCTATATACATTTGGCGTGGAGCTGAACCTCAAAATTTCAAAGGTTTGTTACAAACTGAGAGCGGGTTTAATATCTATGAATTAACTGAAAATTTCAGGTGTTGTTTTGACATCCAAAATTATTCCAATTCATTCTTTTTAGATACTCAAGACCACTTTAACATGGAGGGTGGGGAGGTAGAAGATGTTATTGGCGTGAGAAATGAATATTCATTAGAAGAACTATATAAAGATAATATTATTAATCCTGAAAAAGAGTTAGTAATATTAACTTGGAAAAGAGATTTTGCAGAACAAATAGCTAATTCTCTTAACGAAGAAGGGCATAATTTTACTTATATTCCTCGAACACCGCTAGACAATAATACCAAAAATTCCTCTATATTAATTGAGCTAGCTAAATATGTCAAAAATAAAAGGTATTCCGTTTATCATTTAGTTAATAGCTTAGGACTTGATTTAAGTTCTAGCGAGATTAGTGAGTTGGATAATACTATTAAAGTGTTAAAAAACACTGATATGGATAAAGAACAGATTATTGTTGTGCTTGAAAAATTATCCGAATTGCTTCAATTAAGTTTTGGAGAAGAAGAACTTGGCCCTATTGCCAGTGTTATTTTAACAGATGAATATGATATTGCGTATAACGGCCAAAAAAACATGAACAAAGTTATGACATTGCATTCATCGAAAGGGTTAGAATTCCAACAAGTATTTATATTTGCAGTAGATTTTAAATTAAACCAGGGCAAAGACTTTAACGAACATTATGTTGCAACTACAAGAGGAAAGGATAAGCTAGTAGTTCTGCTTAATGACAACTATATTAGTTACCTGAAAGAAATACAGAAAGAATTACAGTTAGAATCTCTAAATAAACTAATTAGAATTATTTAA
- a CDS encoding redox-sensing transcriptional repressor Rex has protein sequence MNTDQQKIPQATAKRLPLYYRFLESLYATGKTRVSSTELSEAVKVDSATIRRDFSYFGALGKKGYGYNVQYLLSFFRTTLDQDEATDVVLLGVGNLGRALLRYNFSKNENTRIVAAFDINKDMVGEQIGNVPVYHTDDLAEKLEEHNVSVAMLTVPSAAAQTTGEKLVEAGISGILNFTPARLSVPATVRVHHIDLAIELQTLVYFLKNYPLESE, from the coding sequence ATGAATACAGACCAGCAAAAAATTCCGCAGGCTACCGCAAAGCGGCTGCCCCTATATTATCGATTTCTGGAAAGCCTGTATGCAACAGGAAAAACCCGCGTTTCCTCAACCGAATTGAGTGAGGCGGTCAAGGTGGACTCGGCAACGATCCGCCGGGATTTTTCGTATTTCGGCGCACTTGGCAAGAAAGGGTACGGCTACAATGTACAGTACCTGCTGTCGTTTTTCCGGACCACCCTGGACCAGGACGAGGCCACCGACGTAGTGCTTCTTGGTGTGGGGAACCTGGGAAGGGCGCTGCTTCGTTACAATTTCTCCAAAAATGAAAACACCCGGATTGTGGCTGCATTTGATATCAATAAAGACATGGTCGGAGAGCAGATCGGCAACGTTCCGGTGTATCACACCGACGATCTGGCGGAAAAGCTTGAAGAGCATAACGTTTCCGTAGCGATGCTCACGGTGCCGTCCGCTGCGGCCCAGACGACCGGAGAAAAACTGGTGGAGGCAGGCATCAGCGGCATTTTAAACTTTACCCCGGCCCGCCTGTCGGTTCCTGCGACTGTGCGCGTGCATCATATTGATCTTGCCATCGAGCTGCAGACACTCGTGTATTTTCTGAAAAATTACCCGCTGGAAAGCGAATAG
- a CDS encoding ATP-dependent nuclease, giving the protein MILIFEELHIKNFRNFYCSKICLSNKNVVFGMNDVGKTNFLYAIRFLFDKQLRKNGFMDSDFYQNDTSKQIKITVKLNLSDFEESTDTKKLVAGVKDARTSDESDEFYIRIISDYNESEGYGEPLLYWGSNVDNLIEVPSRGISYTLDNIFKVVYVNPLLDLNNLFNKNKRVLFDKSEENDNDKQLIDEIKGLTNEVNKKIGDMTTIKKFQSSITEEYKTFRDEEVSIELKSEMAIKGFYSDLIPYIKRNGDDNYYPTSGDGRKKLLSYSILNYVTKKEHEDKVVINLIEEPENSLHRSMQIALSKQLFIKNTYEYFFMSTHSPELLYEMDNTRLIRIYSEDRIICDSFLYNVEDRYKNVKRKLNKDLSSALFSSRVLLVEGPSERVFFERILDEMYPEYELHGSFLLEVGGIYFSKYVETLEELGITVLIKTDNDLKKRKGSKNEYELLGINRCLSLLEAPKMENIILDIHPESSKKEKDQILNDAKKRLFKGEEAKVFRFKEHMIYLSEIDLENDLSNVIGQQFDYDIVKYLQDSKLYNMAEFINELDQDLCESIFYSDEFECLRGMVMND; this is encoded by the coding sequence ATTATTCTGATATTTGAAGAGCTTCATATTAAGAATTTCAGAAACTTTTATTGTTCCAAAATATGTTTAAGTAACAAAAATGTAGTTTTTGGAATGAATGATGTTGGAAAAACAAATTTTTTGTATGCAATAAGGTTCTTATTTGATAAACAATTGAGAAAAAATGGATTTATGGATAGTGATTTCTACCAAAATGATACAAGTAAACAAATAAAGATTACAGTGAAATTAAATTTATCAGATTTTGAGGAAAGTACTGATACAAAAAAACTTGTAGCTGGAGTTAAAGATGCAAGGACTTCAGATGAGTCAGATGAATTCTATATAAGGATTATATCCGATTATAATGAAAGTGAAGGATATGGTGAACCCCTGTTATATTGGGGAAGTAATGTAGATAATTTAATAGAAGTGCCTTCCCGTGGAATATCGTACACGTTAGACAATATATTCAAAGTAGTCTATGTTAATCCACTACTTGATTTAAATAACCTGTTTAATAAAAACAAAAGGGTACTCTTTGATAAATCTGAAGAAAATGATAATGATAAACAGTTGATAGATGAAATTAAAGGATTAACAAATGAAGTTAATAAAAAAATAGGTGATATGACCACTATAAAAAAATTTCAAAGTAGTATAACAGAGGAATACAAAACATTTAGAGACGAAGAAGTGTCAATAGAACTGAAATCAGAGATGGCAATTAAGGGGTTTTACTCTGATCTCATTCCATACATAAAGCGTAATGGAGATGACAATTATTATCCCACTTCTGGAGATGGGAGGAAGAAGTTGCTCTCATATTCTATATTAAACTATGTTACTAAAAAAGAACACGAGGATAAAGTTGTAATAAACCTAATTGAAGAGCCAGAAAATAGTTTGCATCGGTCTATGCAAATAGCATTATCAAAACAACTGTTCATAAAAAACACATATGAATATTTTTTTATGTCTACACATTCTCCCGAGCTATTATATGAAATGGATAATACTAGATTAATAAGAATTTACTCAGAGGATAGAATTATTTGTGATTCATTCTTATACAATGTTGAAGATCGTTATAAGAACGTTAAAAGAAAGTTAAACAAGGACCTATCTTCAGCCTTGTTTTCTAGTAGAGTTCTCTTAGTAGAAGGGCCATCCGAGAGAGTATTCTTCGAAAGAATATTAGATGAAATGTATCCCGAATATGAATTACATGGCAGCTTCTTATTAGAGGTAGGTGGTATTTATTTTTCTAAATATGTAGAAACCCTCGAGGAACTAGGAATAACTGTATTAATCAAGACAGATAATGATTTAAAAAAAAGAAAAGGATCAAAAAATGAATATGAACTTTTGGGTATTAATAGATGTTTAAGTCTATTGGAGGCACCTAAAATGGAGAATATAATTCTTGATATTCACCCCGAATCTTCTAAAAAAGAAAAAGATCAAATACTAAATGATGCAAAAAAAAGACTTTTCAAAGGAGAAGAGGCTAAGGTTTTTAGGTTTAAAGAACACATGATTTACCTGTCTGAGATTGATTTAGAAAATGATCTAAGTAACGTGATAGGTCAACAATTTGATTACGATATTGTTAAATATCTGCAGGATAGTAAGCTTTATAATATGGCTGAGTTTATTAATGAACTTGATCAAGATTTGTGTGAGAGTATATTCTATAGCGATGAATTTGAGTGTTTAAGGGGGATGGTGATGAATGACTGA
- a CDS encoding beta family protein, whose translation MDFQYMPVLRYREQERIAYGNSNFDSRITPLFEVITEKQRSTDTIDKLIRETSGKDNVIIDIPIYVPIKPNTQPSVTSFLNPMKANDSLRTQFFLDQRLVNQGTFIPTVSYDPQVPFSSSKIKEQIQELRKKYTTLAFRCHYKHNSPFLSLVESYSNEGDILIFDLDEANYRHSKFEEVHKRVTSTSQKKGLKSVLLRSTIPKDLTNTELENDEIVDKIDNSHLKKYSEYNYSAFGDYAGVKKDELTKGGVISPGYLFYSWESNSFYGYKGNFKSANSFTTILLPEILKSKPWKEFTDSHKNSCYGCSSITAIDQGTKKGNSQPSWKGFAASHYLKTLEEFLK comes from the coding sequence TTGGATTTTCAATACATGCCAGTACTGAGGTATAGGGAACAAGAACGGATAGCCTATGGAAACTCGAATTTTGATAGCAGAATTACACCTTTGTTTGAGGTTATAACCGAAAAGCAACGTTCCACTGACACTATTGATAAGTTAATTAGGGAAACTTCAGGTAAAGATAATGTCATCATAGACATCCCAATATATGTACCTATCAAACCGAACACTCAACCATCCGTAACTAGCTTTCTCAACCCGATGAAAGCAAACGATTCCTTAAGAACGCAATTTTTTCTCGATCAAAGATTAGTGAATCAAGGTACGTTTATACCTACAGTTAGTTACGACCCACAAGTACCTTTTAGTTCCTCTAAAATAAAGGAACAAATTCAAGAGCTTAGAAAGAAGTACACCACTTTAGCATTTAGATGCCATTACAAACATAACAGCCCTTTCCTGAGTTTAGTAGAATCATATTCAAATGAAGGCGATATATTAATTTTTGACTTAGATGAAGCTAACTATCGTCATAGTAAATTCGAAGAAGTACACAAAAGGGTTACTTCAACTTCACAAAAAAAAGGTTTAAAGTCTGTTCTTCTTCGCTCTACAATACCAAAAGATCTAACAAACACAGAGTTAGAGAATGACGAGATTGTAGATAAGATAGACAATTCTCATTTGAAGAAATACAGTGAATATAACTATAGTGCATTTGGGGATTACGCTGGTGTCAAAAAAGATGAATTAACAAAGGGAGGGGTTATTAGTCCAGGTTACCTATTTTATTCTTGGGAATCTAATTCCTTTTACGGATACAAAGGGAATTTTAAATCAGCAAACAGCTTCACAACCATACTTCTCCCAGAAATCCTCAAGTCCAAACCCTGGAAAGAATTCACCGACAGCCACAAAAATAGCTGTTATGGATGTAGCTCCATAACAGCTATCGATCAAGGTACTAAAAAGGGCAACTCACAGCCATCTTGGAAAGGATTCGCTGCTAGTCACTATCTCAAAACATTGGAAGAATTCTTGAAGTAG
- a CDS encoding type II CAAX endopeptidase family protein — translation MAARYWSIVIIYVLMQLSGIVAVPALLAVGSFDSAQQASYFWIFASFIVALIVILILLIPERGQSLAFNKPKMPWPNSIAWIFIGFALAYAGQIAAGLIEQNLLGIDTASENTAQIIELVNSMPAFVIIVAVIGPILEELVFRKAIFGSLYKRTNFFIAAIISSLIFAAVHLDFTHLLVYTMIGFVFAYLYVKTGRIIVPIIVHSIMNAFVVGIQVLFQDEIERMMREAESALILLVQGLM, via the coding sequence ATGGCCGCACGTTACTGGAGCATTGTTATTATTTATGTACTTATGCAGCTTTCGGGCATCGTTGCCGTCCCGGCCCTTTTGGCTGTAGGCAGCTTTGATTCCGCACAGCAGGCTTCGTACTTCTGGATTTTTGCGAGCTTTATCGTCGCTTTGATTGTTATTTTGATTCTGCTGATTCCTGAAAGAGGCCAAAGTCTTGCGTTTAATAAACCAAAAATGCCTTGGCCAAACTCCATCGCCTGGATTTTTATCGGGTTCGCCCTCGCCTACGCCGGCCAGATCGCCGCCGGTTTGATTGAACAGAACCTGCTCGGCATCGATACGGCGTCTGAAAACACGGCGCAGATCATCGAGCTCGTTAACAGCATGCCGGCCTTTGTCATTATTGTAGCTGTGATCGGCCCGATTCTCGAAGAGCTTGTGTTCCGTAAAGCCATATTCGGCTCGCTGTACAAACGGACAAACTTTTTTATTGCCGCTATTATCAGCTCCCTGATATTTGCTGCCGTGCATTTGGATTTCACTCATCTGCTTGTCTACACCATGATCGGCTTTGTATTCGCTTATTTGTATGTCAAAACCGGCCGGATCATCGTGCCGATAATCGTCCACTCTATCATGAATGCATTTGTGGTCGGTATTCAGGTATTGTTCCAGGATGAAATTGAACGCATGATGCGTGAAGCTGAAAGTGCACTTATTCTGCTTGTTCAGGGGTTGATGTAA
- the groES gene encoding co-chaperone GroES: MLKPLGDRLVLEQVESEEKTAGGIVLPDSAQEKPQEGRVVAVGAGAVKDNGERVTPEVNEGDIVVYSKFAGTEVKYDGRDYLIVRESDILAVVQ, translated from the coding sequence TTGTTAAAGCCTTTAGGTGATCGACTCGTACTCGAACAGGTAGAATCAGAAGAAAAAACCGCTGGCGGTATTGTGCTGCCGGACTCCGCCCAGGAGAAACCACAGGAAGGACGCGTGGTGGCTGTTGGTGCCGGAGCTGTAAAAGACAACGGTGAACGCGTAACGCCGGAAGTAAACGAAGGCGATATCGTCGTTTATTCGAAGTTTGCAGGCACAGAAGTGAAATACGACGGCAGAGATTATTTAATCGTCCGCGAAAGCGACATCCTCGCTGTAGTTCAGTAA
- a CDS encoding DUF4305 domain-containing protein — translation MKASTAALFYFVLGGVLLMFTYFSVSESSWSFWSILLAAFAAYDLVMGFNYLRLMSEQKKKK, via the coding sequence ATGAAAGCTTCTACCGCTGCTCTTTTCTACTTTGTGCTGGGCGGAGTGCTGCTGATGTTTACGTACTTTTCCGTCAGTGAGTCCTCCTGGTCGTTCTGGAGCATTCTGCTCGCCGCCTTTGCCGCGTATGACCTCGTGATGGGCTTTAACTACCTGCGCCTCATGTCAGAGCAGAAAAAGAAGAAATAG
- a CDS encoding XtrA/YqaO family protein, protein MDLPEGNSPFCVVYCGGKEKITTLTTKEETKVITHQGKVKMVKSSNPLLYKDVKPYKRILTGFF, encoded by the coding sequence ATGGATCTTCCGGAAGGAAATTCTCCGTTCTGTGTAGTATATTGCGGAGGGAAGGAAAAAATAACCACTTTAACTACTAAAGAAGAGACGAAAGTCATTACTCACCAAGGTAAGGTGAAGATGGTTAAGTCCTCAAACCCTTTACTATACAAGGATGTGAAACCTTATAAAAGAATATTGACTGGATTTTTCTGA
- a CDS encoding sce7726 family protein: MDDVLAYNEVLDSRHDFPSIARTLYSNYHTFMQDVNVWELLENVLPKEYYQSIEHLKEDTLGHQIINDFVMRHYPGEQKLKYELTKRYINRDSEISAYEINVNKSRLDVGRINGKSYAYEIKTELDSLEKLEKQVSDYSEVFEYTYVVVHPCHFKKVMNIVPEHCGVITYREVSGDFKFSFRKRVDKSPYLNKSSMLRNLNSKELDYILKSSKYEGSLPVERDDKHEILLKLSDQKINALFKRALKQRYNKQWGNLCQNFGKVYPIDVQAVFKSGISPELIYFKNSSNVLR, from the coding sequence ATGGATGATGTGCTAGCCTATAATGAAGTGCTTGATAGTAGGCACGATTTCCCCTCTATTGCAAGAACTCTCTACTCGAACTATCATACATTCATGCAGGATGTGAATGTATGGGAATTGCTTGAGAATGTCTTACCCAAGGAGTATTATCAGAGCATTGAACATCTTAAAGAAGATACTCTAGGTCATCAAATCATTAATGACTTTGTTATGAGACACTATCCAGGAGAGCAAAAGTTAAAATATGAGCTTACAAAAAGGTATATCAATAGAGACTCTGAGATCTCAGCATATGAAATAAATGTAAATAAAAGTAGGTTAGATGTGGGTAGAATTAATGGTAAAAGTTATGCTTATGAAATAAAAACGGAACTTGACTCCCTTGAGAAGTTGGAAAAGCAAGTAAGCGATTATTCAGAGGTATTTGAATATACTTATGTTGTTGTTCATCCATGCCATTTTAAAAAGGTGATGAACATTGTTCCAGAGCATTGCGGAGTAATTACTTATCGTGAGGTGAGTGGTGACTTTAAATTTAGTTTTAGAAAGCGTGTAGATAAGAGTCCTTATCTCAATAAAAGTTCTATGTTAAGAAATCTGAATTCAAAAGAGCTTGATTATATCCTTAAATCCTCAAAGTATGAGGGTTCTTTACCAGTAGAAAGAGATGATAAACATGAAATTCTGTTAAAGTTGTCAGATCAAAAAATTAATGCCCTCTTTAAGAGGGCATTAAAACAGCGGTACAACAAACAATGGGGTAATCTTTGTCAGAATTTCGGCAAGGTTTATCCAATAGATGTCCAAGCTGTATTTAAGTCTGGAATTTCACCTGAATTGATCTACTTCAAGAATTCTTCCAATGTTTTGAGATAG
- the groL gene encoding chaperonin GroEL (60 kDa chaperone family; promotes refolding of misfolded polypeptides especially under stressful conditions; forms two stacked rings of heptamers to form a barrel-shaped 14mer; ends can be capped by GroES; misfolded proteins enter the barrel where they are refolded when GroES binds), with amino-acid sequence MAKDIKFSENGRRAMLRGVDELANAVKVTLGPKGRNVVLEKKFGSPLITNDGVTIAKEIELEDNFENMGAQLVSEVASKTNDIAGDGTTTATVLAQAMIQEGLKNVTSGANPMGIRRGMENATKVAVEELRNVSKPIEGKESITQVGAISAGSEEIGQIIAEAMERVGNDGVITVEESRGLDTELEVVEGMQFDRGYASPYMVSDNESMTAELDNPYILITDKKLTSIQEVLPLLEQVVQQNRPILIIAEDVEGEALATLVVNKLRGTFNAVAVKAPGFGDRRKAMLEDIATLTGGTVITEDVGLDLKTATIDQLGHANKITIDKDNTTIVEGSGDPQTIGARVTQLRTQMEETTSEFDREKLQERLAKLAGGVAVVKVGAASETEMKERKLRIEDALSSTRAAVEEGIVSGGGTALMNVYKKVEEEMNNTTGDEATGVKIVLRALEEPLRQIAHNAGLEGSVIVERLKTEAVGHGYNAATGEWVNMIDAGIVDPTKVTRSALQNASSVSSMFLTTEAVIADIPEENGGGAGGGMPDMGGMGGMGGMM; translated from the coding sequence ATGGCTAAAGATATTAAGTTTAGTGAAAACGGCCGCCGCGCGATGCTCCGCGGTGTGGACGAACTCGCAAACGCTGTAAAAGTGACGCTTGGACCGAAAGGCCGCAACGTTGTTTTGGAGAAGAAGTTCGGCTCCCCGCTTATCACCAATGACGGTGTAACCATCGCCAAAGAAATCGAACTCGAAGACAACTTCGAAAACATGGGCGCGCAGCTCGTATCCGAGGTTGCCAGCAAAACGAACGACATTGCCGGTGACGGTACAACAACAGCAACCGTTCTTGCCCAGGCTATGATTCAGGAAGGCCTGAAAAACGTTACCTCCGGCGCGAACCCAATGGGTATCCGCCGCGGCATGGAGAACGCGACCAAAGTAGCGGTCGAAGAGCTCCGTAACGTCAGCAAGCCGATTGAAGGCAAAGAATCCATCACGCAGGTTGGCGCGATTTCTGCAGGATCTGAAGAAATCGGCCAAATCATTGCAGAAGCCATGGAGCGCGTGGGCAACGACGGCGTTATCACAGTCGAAGAATCCCGCGGCCTTGATACAGAGCTTGAAGTTGTGGAAGGCATGCAGTTTGACCGCGGCTATGCGTCTCCGTACATGGTTTCCGACAACGAATCCATGACGGCGGAGCTTGATAATCCGTATATTTTAATCACGGACAAAAAGCTCACAAGCATTCAGGAAGTACTTCCGCTGCTTGAGCAGGTTGTACAGCAGAACCGTCCAATCCTCATCATCGCAGAGGATGTGGAAGGCGAAGCGCTTGCAACGCTCGTAGTTAACAAGCTGCGCGGCACATTCAACGCAGTAGCAGTGAAAGCACCAGGCTTTGGCGATCGTCGTAAAGCAATGCTTGAAGACATCGCTACACTTACCGGGGGTACGGTCATTACAGAAGACGTAGGTCTTGATCTGAAAACTGCAACGATCGATCAGCTTGGTCATGCCAACAAAATCACGATCGATAAAGACAACACCACGATCGTAGAAGGAAGCGGCGATCCACAGACAATCGGTGCCCGTGTAACGCAGCTCCGTACGCAGATGGAAGAAACGACTTCCGAATTCGACCGTGAAAAACTTCAGGAGCGCCTCGCGAAGCTTGCCGGCGGCGTAGCCGTTGTTAAAGTCGGCGCAGCTTCTGAAACGGAAATGAAAGAGCGCAAGCTCCGCATCGAAGACGCCCTCAGCTCTACACGCGCAGCAGTAGAAGAAGGCATTGTCTCCGGCGGCGGTACCGCGCTGATGAACGTCTACAAAAAAGTAGAAGAAGAAATGAACAACACAACAGGCGACGAAGCAACCGGCGTGAAAATTGTTCTCCGTGCCCTCGAAGAACCACTCCGTCAGATTGCTCATAACGCAGGCCTTGAAGGCTCCGTTATCGTTGAGCGCCTGAAAACAGAAGCAGTTGGACACGGCTACAACGCAGCGACCGGCGAATGGGTGAACATGATTGACGCAGGCATTGTCGATCCTACAAAAGTTACCCGCTCCGCGCTGCAAAACGCATCGTCCGTATCCTCCATGTTCCTGACAACCGAAGCAGTTATCGCCGACATCCCAGAAGAAAATGGCGGCGGTGCCGGCGGCGGCATGCCAGACATGGGTGGCATGGGCGGAATGGGCGGCATGATGTAA